A window of Streptomyces sp. NBC_01689 genomic DNA:
CACCCTCACGGAGCGCGACGGGCAGGCCCACTGGCTCGGCACCCCGCCCGTCGGCGTCCCCGTCGGGGGCGATCCGCTCGCCGCCCTGCGCGCCACCATCGAGGCGCTCCACACCCCGCGCGGCGAGGGCCTGCCCCCGTTCACCGGCGGCATGGTCGGCTACCTGGGCTACGACATCGTCCGCCGGCTGGAGAAGATCGGGCCCGGCGAGCGCGACGATCTGAAGCTCCCCGAGCTGACCATGCTGCTCACCAGTGACCTCGCGGTCATGGACCACTGGGACGGCTCGGTCCAGCTCATCGCGAACGCGATCAACCACAACGACCTCGACACCGGCGTCGACGAGGCCTGGGCCGACGCGATCGCCCGCCTCGACGCCATGGAGGCCGACCTCTCGCGCGCCGTCTCGCAGCCCCCCGCCGCGCTGCCGCCCTCCGAACTGCCCGAGTACACCGCGCTGTGGGGCGGCCCCGACTTCCAGGACGCCGTCGAGGACGTCAAGGAGCGCATCCGGGCCGGCGAGGCCTTCCAGGTGGTCCCGTCCCAGCGCTTCGAGACACCGTGCGCCGCCACCGCGCTGGACGTGTACCGGGTGCTGCGGGCCACCAACCCGTCCCCGTACATGTACCTCTTCCGCTTCGAGGGGTTCGACGTCGTCGGGTCGTCCCCCGAGGCCCTCGTCAAGGTCGAGGACGGACAGGCGATGGTGCACCCCATCGCGGGCACCCGGCCGCGCGGCGCCACCGTCCAGGAGGACCAGGCCCTCGCCGACGAGCTGATCGCCGACCCCAAGGAGCGCGCCGAGCACCTGATGCTCGTCGACCTCGGACGCAACGACCTCGGACGGGTCTGCGAGCCCGGCTCGGTCGAGGTCGTCGACTTCATGTCCATCGAGCGGTACTCGCACGTGATGCACATCGTCTCCACCGTCACCGGCCGGGTCGCCGCGGGCCGCACGGCGTTCGACGTGCTCACCGCCTGCTTCCCGGCGGGCACCCTGTCCGGCGCCCCCAAACCGCGCGCGATGCAGATCATCGACGAACTGGAGCCGTCCCGCCGCGGTCTGTACGGCGGCTGCGTCGGCTACCTCGACTTCGCGGGCGACTCCGACACGGCCATCGCCATCCGCACCGCCCTGCTGCGCGACGGCACCGCGTACGTGCAGGCGGGCGCCGGGATCGTCGCGGACTCGGACCCCGTCGCCGAGGACGACGAGTGCCGCAACAAGGCCGCCGCCGTGCTGCGCGCGGTGCACACGGCCAACCGGCTCGGGCAGTAGGACGAGGGTCACGTGAACCCCGGGTGACGGTTCGCCCGGGGTTCAGGCGATAGTGGAGTACGTGACTGCCGTACCTCACCCCCGATCCGAAGCCGCCGGCCCCGCCCGGGCCGGCCGCCGCAGCCTTGGCGTCGCCCTGTTCTGCGGCGCCCTCGGCGCGGCAGTGGCGCTGCTCTCCACCCGGCAGAACTGGTCGCAGGGCACGGCCACGGTCGCCGGCGGCGCCTTCCCGCTGACCGCCAGGGGCAGCGACGTCACGGGCGTCCCCGCGGCGCTCGCCGTGGTGGGCCTCGCCGCGCTCGTCGCCGTCTTCGCCGTCCGCCGCTCCGGACGTCTGCTGGTCTCCGCCCTGCTCGCGCTCTCCGGAGCGGGCACGGTCGTCGCCGCCGTCCTCGGCGCGGGCGACGACTCCGCGCTCGACGAGAAGGCCGCGGCCGCCTCCGGTGACACCGCCGCCACCGCGGACGCCCTCAGCCACACCGCGTGGCCGTACGTCGCCGCGGCGGGCGGCGCCCTCATCCTCCTGGCCGGCCTGCTCGCGCTGCGCTACGGGCGGCTGTGGCCCGCGATGTCGGGACGCTACGAGCGCGACGGGACGCCCCGGCCGCGCAAGGCCGCACCCGTCGACCCCGACCGGCCCGAGGACCTCTGGAAGGCCCTCGACCGCGGCGAGGACCCCACCGGACCGGACCCGGCGACCGGGACCTAGTCCCTGCCGCGGACTGCGCGAACGGGGCTCCCGTCACGACGTGACGCATCAGACGTGTGACGAGCGCCCCCCGCGCTCACTCCGGACGCCCGGGTACGGGACAATGGACGGTGAGCGTCCGACTCACCCACGCACACAGCAACGACAGCAACCACAGCAACCCCAGCAACCCCAGCAACGAGGAGCAAGTCATGGCGGGCAGCAGCCACGGTCACACCCCGGCCGCCTGGACCGGTGTCATCATCGCCTTCATCGGTTTCTGCGTCTCCGGTGCCTTCATGGTGATGGCGAACCCGCTGGGCTTCTGGGCCGGCATGGTCATCGTCCTGCTCGGCGGTGTCGTCGGCATGGCGATGCGGGCGGCGGGCCTGGGCCAGCCGAAGACCAGGAGCGCGTCGGTCACCCACGCGCCCGTCCGCGAGGCCGTCGGCGCCGAGAGCTGACCCGCGGAGACTTTTCCCGGAGGCGGTCCCCGTGACGGGGGCCGCCTCTCGCGTGTCCGCGCCGCGCGCACCGCGCGCGGGAGGGGCACAATGCGACACGTGAACTCACCGACGCGGAGGGCTTCGCGCACGGCCGCCCCGCCGGCACTGCGGCGGCTCGGCGTCCCCGCCGGCGTGCTCGCGTGCGTCGTGGCGGCCTTCGCGTACGTCGGGGCCGTGGACCCCAACCAGCCCGGGCACTACCCCGTCTGCCCGCTGCTGCGCTTCACGGGCCTGTACTGCCCCGGCTGCGGCGGTCTGCGCAGTGCGCACGCCTTCGTCCACGGGGATCTCGCGACGGCCCTCACGGACAACGCGCTCGCCGTCGTGGGCTACGCCGCCTTCGCGCTGGTGTGGACCGTCTGGGTGGTCCGTTCGGCACGCGGCCGGCCGTCGCGGATCGACCTGGGTCCCGTGCACCTGTGGAGCGTCGGCGCTCTGGTGCTGGTTTTCACGGTTGTCCGGAACCTGCCCCTCGGTGGCTGGCTGCACCCTTGATCAAATGACAAATGTCCAGGTAGTGGGACCGGCGTCAACCGGATGTGAGGCCTGGCTCTTCCTCCGGATACCATCGGAGTGACCCGTCAAGGCCGTCGGCGACGGCGGTGCCGGGTCGACAGGCTCAACCGCTTCAACCGTTCACCGTCAGGGAAGGGGGCCGCTCGCGTGAGTGTGCTCGACGAGATCATCGACGGAGTCCGTGCCGACCTCGCGGAGCGGCAGGCGCGCGTCAGCCTCGACGAGCTCAAGGAGCGCGCGGCGAAGGCTCCTGCGGCCAAGGACGGCGTGGCGGCCCTGCGGGGTGACGGCGTCAAGGTCATCTGCGAGGTCAAGCGCTCCAGCCCCTCCAAAGGCGCGCTCGCCGCGATCGCCGACCCGGCCGGACTGGCCGCGGACTACGAGGCGGGCGGCGCGTCCGTCATCTCGGTCCTGACCGAGCAGCGTCGTTTCGGCGGCTCGCTGGCCGACCTGGAGGCCGTCCGCGCCAAGGTCGACATCCCCGTGCTGCGCAAGGACTTCATCGTCACGTCGTACCAGCTCTGGGAGGCGCGCGCGTACGGCGCCGACCTCGCGCTGCTGATCGTGGCCGCCCTCGAACAGTCCGCCCTCGAGTCCCTCATCGAGCGTGCCGAGTCCATCGGACTCACGCCGCTCGTCGAGGTGCACGACGAGGACGAGGCCGAGCGGGCGGTGGACGCCGGCGCGAAGGTCATCGGGGTCAACGCGCGCAATCTGAAGACCCTCAAGGTGGACCGCTCCACCTTCGAGCGGGTCGCCCCCGAGATCCCCGCGGGTGTCGTCAAGGTCGCCGAGTCCGGCGTCCGCGGCCCGCACGACCTCATCGCGTACGCCAACGCGGGCGCCGACGCCGTCCTGGTGGGCGAGTCCCTCGTCACCGGGCGCGACCCGCGGACGGCGGTCTCCGACCTCGTCGCGGCCGGGGCCCACCCCGCGCTCCGGCACGGACGGAGCTGACCGACCGGTGGCCGCCACGACCCACGCCCCCGCCGCCCCCCGTCCGGGCCCGTGCCCGGACGGCGGTCCGGCGCGCGTGCGGTCGGTCACTCCCGGCCCGTCCGCGCGGCCGTTCGCTCCCGGCACCGCCCACGGCGTGACCGCGGGCCCGTCCGGCGCGCGGCCCGCCGTGCCGCTCCCGTCCGCCTCGGCGGCCCGGGACCCCTACGCCGGACTCGCCCGCGGCTGCCGTCCGCGCGGCTGCCGGGCGCCGGCCCGACGCGTCCACGGACGCCGGGTCCGCTATGTCATCGGCGACGAGCCGGGCCAGGTCAACGGCATGCGATGGCGCCCCGGCGCGCACGCACGCCCGTCGTCCCCGCTCGGCTCCGCCGCGCGGACGGACTGACCGGGTCCGGACCGCCGGTCACCAGGCGGCGGCCTCCCGCCCCCGGGCTGGAACCGTTCCGGCCCGCCGGTCCCGTCGAGGGCCGCGACCGTCCCGGCACCCCGAGGAGCGTTCGGGTCTTTCCCGGCGCCCGCGAAGGTGCCCGGGAGGCCGTCCCGGCACCGTGAGGACCGCTCGGGACCCGTCCCGGACATCCGGAGATCCCGGAGCGGCACCAGGTCCCCCACCGGGGCACCCGGGGCCGTCGCGGCCTCCCGCGGCCGACGCGGGGACCGCTCCCGGACGGATCGCCGATCGTGCCGGTCCAGGCCCGGCGGGCCTCCCGGGTGACGGTGTGTGTGCGTGCGTGCATGGCTGACGTGAATCCATGTCCGACCTTCAACCGGGGCGTTCGCCCCTGCGAGGTAACCGCATGCCCAGCGAGTTCTTCATTCCCGACCCCGAGGGTCAGGTTCCCAGCGCCGAGGGATACTTCGGCGCGTTCGGCGGCAAGTTCATCCCGGAGGCGCTGGTCGCCGCCGTGGACGAGGTCGCCGTCGAGTACGACAAGGCGAAGGCGGATCCCGAGTTCGCGCGTGAACTCGACGATCTCCTCGTCCACTACACCGGACGGCCGAGCGCGCTGACCGAGGTGGCGCGCTTCGCCGAACACGCCGGCGGCGCCCGGGTGTTCCTCAAGCGCGAGGACCTCAACCACACCGGCTCCCACAAGATCAACAACGTGCTCGGCCAGGCCCTCCTCACCAGACGGATGGGCAAGACGCGTGTCATCGCCGAGACCGGGGCGGGGCAGCACGGGGTGGCCACGGCCACCGCCTGCGCGCTGTTCGGCCTTGAATGCACCATCTACATGGGTGAGATCGACACCCGGCGGCAGGCTCTCAACGTCGCCCGGATGCGCATGCTCGGCGCCGAGGTCATCGCCGTGAAGTCGGGCAGCCGCACCCTCAAGGACGCCATCAACGAGGCGTTCCGGGACTGGGTCGCCAACGTCGACCACACCCACTACCTGTTCGGGACCGTCGCGGGTCCGCATCCCTTCCCGGCCATGGTCCGCGACTTCCACCGGGTGATCGGGGTCGAGACCCGGCGGCAGATCCTGGAGCGCGCCGGCCGTCTCCCGGACGCGGCCGTCGCGTGCGTCGGCGGCGGCTCCAACGCCATCGGCCTCTTCCACGCCTTCATCCCGGACGCCGGGGTGCGTCTCATCGGCTGCGAACCCGCGGGCCACGGAGTCGAGACAGGTGAGCACGCCGCGACGCTGACCGCCGGTGAGCCCGGCATCCTGCACGGCTCGCGGTCCTACGTCCTGCAGGACGAGGAGGGACAGATCACCGAGCCGTACTCCATCTCGGCCGGTCTGGACTACCCGGGCATCGGTCCCGAGCACGCCTACCTCAAGGACAGCGGCCGCGGCGAGTACCGCGCGGTCACCGACGACGCGGCCATGCAGGCACTGCGCCTGCTCTCCCGCACCGAGGGCATCATCCCGGCGATCGAGAGCGCCCACGCGCTCGCCGGGGCGCTGGAGGTCGGCAGGGAACTGGGCAGGGACGGGCTGATCGTCGTCAACCTGTCCGGTCGCGGCGACAAGGACATGGACACGGCCGCCCGCTACTTCGGCCTGTACGACGAGGGCGCCGACGCGGCCGTCCCCGCGGACGCCGACAGCGAGCACGCCGAGATCGAGGGGGACGCGAAGTGAGCGGCAACATCCAGCTGTTGAGCGACACCCTCGCCGGTGCCCGGGCGGAGGGGCGGTCCGCGCTCATCGCCTACCTGCCGGCCGGCTTTCCGAGCATCGACGGCGGCATCGCGGCGGTCAAGGCCGCCTTCGAGGGCGGCGCGGACGTCGTCGAGGTCGGTCTGCCGCACAGCGACCCGGTCCTCGACGGCCCCGTCATCCAGACCGCGGACGACATCGCCCTGCGTGGCGGAGTCAAGATCGCCGACGTCATGCGGACGGTCCGGGAGGCCTTCGAGGCGACCGGGAAGCCCGTGTTGGTGATGACGTACTGGAACCCCATCGACCGCTACGGCGTCGAGCGCTTCACCGCCGAGCTGGCGGAGGCCGGCGGCGCGGGCTGCATCCTGCCCGACCTGCCCGTGCAGGAGTCGGCGCTGTGGCGGGAGCACGCCGAGAAGCACGGTCTCGCGACCGTCTTCGTCGTCGCGCCCAGCAGCAAGGACGCCCGGCTCGCCGAGATCACCGCGGCGGGCTCCGGCTTCGTCTACGCGGCCTCGCTGATGGGCGTCACCGGTACCCGGGAGTCGGTGGGGGCGCAGGCCCAGGACCTGGTGCGGCGCACCAAGGCCACCACCGCGCTGCCGGTCTGTGTCGGACTCGGTGTCTCCGACGCCGCGCAGGCCGCCGAGGTGGCCGGCTTCGCCGACGGAGTGATCGTCGGTTCGGCCTTCGTGAAGCGGATGCTGGACGCGCCGGACGACGCGGCGGGCCTGGAGGCCGTCCGGGCGCTCGCCGCCGACCTCGCGAAGGGCGTGCGCGGAACGCCGTGACGGACGGCGGCGCCGGCACGTAGGCGCCGACGCGCGGGGGACGATCCGCTCACTCGAACGGGTGGACCTGGGACCGGGGAGGCGCGCTGCGCCTCCCCGGTTCGTTCTGCCGGATGTGAGCGAGAAGAACCGTGAGGGAAAGACCACCGCCCGTGAGCGGCTGGCGGCCGAGCGACAGAAGCAGAAGGGCGCGGAGAAGCGCCGCCGGGCGCTGATCGTGGGCGGGTCGGTGGTGTGCGTTCTCGCCCTCGCGGCGGTGGTGGGCGTGCTGGCCGCCGGCGCGGGCAAGGACAAGAAGAACACCGCGGCGGGACCGGCCGTGGCGCCCTCGGGAGCGACCGGCAAGGACGGTCTCGCGATCCCGGTCGGCAAGGACAGCGCCAAGTCGACGCTCACGGTCTGGGAGGACTTCCGCTGCCCGGCCTGCGAGTCCTTCGAGACGGTGTACCGCCCGACCATCCGCCAGCTGGTGGACGCCGGTCAGCTGAAGGTCGAATACCACCTGGTCACGCTGATCGACGGGAACATGGGAGGCAGCGGCTCCCGGCACGCGGCCAACGCGGCGGGCTGCGCCCAGGACGCGGGCAAGTTCGCCGCGTACCACGACGTGCTGTACGCGAACCAGCCCAAGGAGACGCAGGACACGTTCGCGGACAACGGCAAGCTCATCGATCTGGCGGGCAAGGTGGACGGTCTCGTCACCCCGGGCTTCCGCTCGTGCGTCGACGACGGCCGGCACGACAGCTGGGTGACGAAGTCGAACGCCGCCTTCCAGAAGAGCGGCTTCTCCGGCACCCCGACGGTGCTGCTGGGCGGCAAGAACATCTACGCGGACCAGAGCATGACCCCCGCCAAGCTCAAGCAACTGGTGCAGGCGGAGAACAAGGGCTGAGCCCCCGGTCCGCGGTGCCCGCGACCCGTGACGCCCCCGGCCTGCGAAGGGTCCGGGGGCGGTGCCCGTTATGGACCCGTTGCCGGGGCACCCGCCGCGGGTCCCGTCCGGCACGGTAGCGTCGACCCTGCCATGGAAACTGCCTACATTCCCAGCCCGTCGCACGGTGTGCTGCACCTCGGCCCCATTCCGCTGCGCGGCTACGCGTTCTGCATCATCATCGGCGTCTTCGTAGCCGTCTGGCTCGGCAACAAGCGCTGGATCGCCCGGGGAGGGCGGGCCGGCACGGTGGCCGACATCGCGGTGTGGGCCGTGCCGTTCGGTCTCGTCGGCGGCCGGCTCTACCACGTGATCACGGACTACGAGCTGTACTTCAGCGAGGGCCGCGACTGGGTGGACGCCTTCAAGGTGTGGCAGGGCGGCCTCGGCATCTGGGGCGCGATCGCGCTCGGTGCGCTGGGCGCGTGGATCGGCTGCCGCCGCCGCGGCATCCCGCTGCCCGCCTGGGCCGACGCCCTCGCGCCCGGCATCGTCTTCGCGCAGGCCATCGGACGCTGGGGCAACTGGTTCAACCAGGAGCTGTACGGCAGGGCGACCGACCTTCCCTGGGCGCTGCACATCACGTCCGCCACGGACGGGCGGGTGCCGGGGTACTACCACCCGACCTTCCTGTACGAGTCGCTGTGGTGCGTCGGCGTCGGATTCCTCGTCATCTGGGCGGACCGCCGCTTCACCCTGGGTCACGGCCGGGCGTTCGCGCTGTACGTCGCCGCCTACTGCGTGGGCCGCGGCTGGATCGAGTACATGCGTGTCGACGACGCGCACCACGTCCTCGGTCTGCGCCTCAACGACTGGACCGCGATGGTGGTCTTCGTTCTGGCGGTGGCCTACATCGTGGTGTCCGCGCGGCTGCGGCCCGGACGCGAGGAGATCGTCGAGCCGGGCGCGGACGCCTCCGGCGAGGACGAGGGCGAGGGGGGCACCGAGGCTTCGGTGGGCCTCGGCAAGAAGACCGACGAGAAGACTGACGAGAAGACCGGCGAGAAGGCCGACAAGACGTCCGACGGGAAGCCGGCCGGGAAGACCGACGGCGCGTCCGCCGACAAGGCGGACGACAAGAAGGACGACAAGGCGGACGACCGGACCGGAGGGCCGGGCGGCGAGGCCGACGGCGGGAAGCCGGTGACGTCCGGCGGCGGGAAGTCCGCGCCGGAGTCCGAGGGAGCCGCGGACGGCCCCGAGGACGCCGACGGCGCCCTGAGGAGCGAGGCGGAGTCCGCCAACAAGGGCTGACCGCACGAGTACGCCGAGGGGGCGCCGCGTCCGACGACGCGGCGCCCCCTCGTTCATGCGGTCAGCGCCTCGCGGCGGGCCAGCGCCAGGGTGCGTCGGGCGCACGCCACGACCGCCGCGTCCACGAAACGGCCGTCGGGCAGGGCCTGGGCCCCCGGCTCGATGCCGGCCGCCTCCACGACGGCCTCGGCGCTCTCGACCTCGGCCGGGGTCGGCAGGTAGGCGCGTTCGATCACCGGGAGCTGACGGGGGTGGATGGCCGCACGGCCGAGGAAGCCGAGGGTGCGCCCGTGGGCGCAGGAGGCCGCCAGCCCCTCCAGGTCGCGGATGTCCGGGTGGATGGACTGCGCGGGGGGCGAGAGTCCGGCGGCGCGGGCGGCGAGCACGATCCGGGCGCGGGCCCAGTCGAGGCCGGCGTCCTCGCGTACACCCAGGTCGGCCCGGAGGTCCGCCTCGCCGAGCCCGATGCCCCGCACGGACGGGTGGGCCGAGGCGATGGCGAAGGCGTGTTCGACGCCCAGGGCCGTCTCCAGCAGGGCGTAGAGCGGGATGCCGTCGCCCTCGGCGGGTGCGGCGTGCCGGGCGACGTGGGTGACGTCCGTGGGCGAGGCCACCTTGGGCAGCCGCAGACCGGACAGGCCCCGGAGCGCGGAGAGCGTCTTGAGGTCGGCCTCCGCCAGGGGCCCGTCCAGTGTGTTCACCCGGACGTGGACGGGGACGGGGGGAGGGTCCGAGAGCAGTTCCGCGGTGGCGTCGCGGGCGTACTCCTTGCGGTCCGGGGCGACCGCGTCCTCCAGGTCGACCAGGACGATGTCCGCGCCCGAGGCAAGGGCCTTGACCACCACGTCCGGCCGGTCTCCGGGGGCGTACAGCCAGGTGAGCGGGAAGGCCGGGACCGTCACAGGGCGCCTTCCGTTCTGAGGGTCGTGATCTCGGTGGTGGAGAGTCCGAGTTCGGTGAGAACCGCGTCCGTGTCGGCGCCGTGCGGACGGCCCGCCCAGCGGATCGCGCCGGGGGTGGACGAGAGCCGGAACAGGACGTTCTGCATGCGCAGGGGGCCGAGTTCCGGGTCGGCGACGGTGGTGATGGTGTCCAGTGCCTCGTACTGGGCGTCCTCCATCACCTCGGCGACGTCCTGGATCGGGGCCACCGCGGCCTCCGCCTTCTCGAAGGCCTCCAGCACCTCGGCGCGGTCGCGGCGGGCGATCCACGCACCGACCGCCTCGTCGAGGACGTCCGTGTGCAGGGCACGGTCCGCCCCGGTCGCGAACCACGGCTCGTCGATCAGGTCCGGGCGTCCGACCAGCCGCATCACCCGCTCGGCGATCGACTGCGCCGAGGTCGAGACGGCGACCCACGAGCCGTCCGCGGTGCGGTAGGTGTTGCGTGGCGCGTTGTTCGCGGAGCGGTTGCCGGTGCGGGGCTGGACATGGCCGAGCTGGTCGTACCAGAGGGGCTGCGGGCCCAGCACGGTGAGGATCGGTTCGATGATCGCCATGTCGACGACCTGGCCGAGGCCCGAGGTCTCGCGGGCGCGCAGGGCGGTCATCACGGCGTACGCCGTCGTCAGGCCGGCGATCGAGTCGGCCAGGCCGAAGGGGGGCAGGACGGGGGGTGAGTCCGGTTCGCCGGTGATCGCCGCGAAGCCGCTCATGGCCTCCGCGAGCGTGCCGAAGCCCGGGCGGTGGGCGGAGGGGCCGAACTGGCCGAAGGCGGTGACCCGGGCGAGGACGAGCCGGGGGTTGACGGCCGACAGTTCCTCCCAGCCCAGGTCCCACTTCTCCAGGGTGCCGGGGCGGAAGTTCTCGATGATCACGTCGGTCCCGGCGGCCAGCCGCAGCAGGGTGGCGCGGCCGCCGGGTTTCGACAGGTCGAGGGTGATCGTGCGCTTGTTGCGGCCGAGGAGTTTCCACCACAGGCCGATGCCGTTCTTCGAGGGGCCGTGGCCCCGGGACGGGTCGGGCTTCGCGGGGTGTTCGACCTTGACGACCTCGGCGCCGAAGTCGCCGAGCAGGGTGGCGGCGAGCGGGCCGGCGAAGAGGGTGGCGAGGTCGAGGACGCGCAGGCCGTCGAGCGGGCCGGGCCCCGGACGCGCGGTCATGACGTGGACTGCGCGGGGTGCGGGTCCAGCGAGGCCTGGGCGTCGATCTCGGCGCGGTACGGCATCGAGGACGTGGCTCCGCTGCGCTGCACCGACAGGGCGGCGGCGGCCGACGCCCAGACGAGCGCCTCGGGCATCGGCCGGCCCTCGGCGAGCGCGACCGCGAGGGTGCCGACGAAGGTGTCGCCCGCGCCGGTCGAGTCCACAGCGGTGACGCGGGGCGCGGGGACCGTGAGCGGGGCGGCGCCCCGGGCCGCGTACAGGCTGCCGGCGGCGCCCAGGGTGATGACGACCTCCGGCACCCGGTCGAGCAGCGCGGTGGCCGCCTCGCGGGGGTCGGGGGTGCCGGTCAGCGCGGCCGCCTCGTACTCGTTGGGCACGAGCAGGTCGATGGAGGAGAGGAGCTGACGGGAGAGGGGCTGGGCGGGGGAGGGGGTCAGGATGGTGCGGACGCCGTGCCGGCGGGCCGCCTCGGCGCCGGCGACGACGGCGGCGAGCGGGATCTCCAGCTGGAGCAGCAGCGCGTCCGTGGTGGTGATGAGGCCCTCGTCGCCGGGGGCGAGGTGGTCGACGGTGCCGTTGGCGCCGGGGATGACGACGATCGCGTTGCCGCCCTCGTCGTCCACCACGATGTGCGCGGTGCCGGAGGGGCCTTCGGTGGTGCGCAGATGGTCGGTGTCCACCCCGGAGTGCTCCAGCGCGGAGCGGAGCTGGGAGCCGAACGAGTCGACGCCGACGGCGCCGATCAGCGTGACGTCGGCACCGGCGTGGGCCGCGGCGAC
This region includes:
- a CDS encoding CaiB/BaiF CoA transferase family protein, with protein sequence MTARPGPGPLDGLRVLDLATLFAGPLAATLLGDFGAEVVKVEHPAKPDPSRGHGPSKNGIGLWWKLLGRNKRTITLDLSKPGGRATLLRLAAGTDVIIENFRPGTLEKWDLGWEELSAVNPRLVLARVTAFGQFGPSAHRPGFGTLAEAMSGFAAITGEPDSPPVLPPFGLADSIAGLTTAYAVMTALRARETSGLGQVVDMAIIEPILTVLGPQPLWYDQLGHVQPRTGNRSANNAPRNTYRTADGSWVAVSTSAQSIAERVMRLVGRPDLIDEPWFATGADRALHTDVLDEAVGAWIARRDRAEVLEAFEKAEAAVAPIQDVAEVMEDAQYEALDTITTVADPELGPLRMQNVLFRLSSTPGAIRWAGRPHGADTDAVLTELGLSTTEITTLRTEGAL
- the rbsK gene encoding ribokinase — its product is MTHIAVLGSTNMDLVTYVAKAPQRGETVTGREFRTIPGGKGANQAVAAAHAGADVTLIGAVGVDSFGSQLRSALEHSGVDTDHLRTTEGPSGTAHIVVDDEGGNAIVVIPGANGTVDHLAPGDEGLITTTDALLLQLEIPLAAVVAGAEAARRHGVRTILTPSPAQPLSRQLLSSIDLLVPNEYEAAALTGTPDPREAATALLDRVPEVVITLGAAGSLYAARGAAPLTVPAPRVTAVDSTGAGDTFVGTLAVALAEGRPMPEALVWASAAAALSVQRSGATSSMPYRAEIDAQASLDPHPAQSTS